The following is a genomic window from Campylobacter lari subsp. lari.
CCACAGGTAGTACATAAACTAGCATTAAATTTCAAAGAATTATCCTTAGCATCAGCTACTAAAGCTCCTACATTGCAAGCTCCCACACAAGAAAGACATAAGGTACAGGTATCTGTATTGATAGTGATTTTTCCATAGCGTATCCATTCTTTACTTGGGATATTACCTAAATTTTCTTCTTTTATAAGCTCTCTTAATCTTATAGCAAAATCTTCTCTTTTTAAAAGCGCAGGATTATAAGATATAAATTTAAGATTTTCTATAAAATGCGCTTGATTTATAGCCTCTAAAAGTTCTTTTTCATCTTTAGCTAGAAAAATTGCATTTTGTTTAAATTTTCTTTGAAATATTTCATTCATCAAAGCTATCACTTCTAAAGCACCTTGTGACAAACCATCGCTATAAAAAATCACACTCGCACCACTTGTTTGAAGCATAGCTAAAAAATGTGCTTGATCAAGATAGTTTTCACCTTTAATCATAAAAGGCACTGCATCTTCTTTTAAAGTGATATTTAAATTTTCTATAGACATTTTCTCAGGGATTATTAAAATGATTTTATCTTCATAAAATTTTAAAATTTCATAAAAACTATTGCGTGGCATAGGCGCATAATCAAGCGCCCCGCTAGGACAAATTCCCACACAATCACCACAGTTTAAACAATCCACATGAGAAAATTCTAATTTCCTTTGCTCATCATCTTTTAAAATAGCCACACTAGGACAAATTTCAGCACATTTCCCACAATGAATACTTCTTCTTTCATGGTATTGACAAATGCTATCATCATAACTAATATAATTTCTAAATTTATATTTTGGAGAATTAGAATTTAAAAGTTTTATAAGCTCTTCTTGACTTAAAGTAGTTAGATCATAGCAACCACTTTGTTGATCAAAACTTTCTTTTTTTACATCATATAAGAAAAAATCACAATCAATTTCTACTTGCTCATTATCTTTTAAAGCTATCACGCAAAGCTCGCCCACGCAACCTAAAACACCCAAACATTGCTCATTACTTAGTTTTAAAACCTTGTATTCTTGTTTTTTTAAGCTTTCTATAAGCTCATTTTGATCCTCATTGCTTGCAATAATTACATTTTTACCCACTTCTTTGGTGTATTCTAAATCAAGCCCTAAATCATAAACTTTAGATCTAATCTTATATAAAGACTCAATAGTTTTG
Proteins encoded in this region:
- a CDS encoding 4Fe-4S dicluster domain-containing protein; translation: MKDFVFLENEDLIPLSDDINIVQKACNEEVFIGNSKLLNPEVYAPEINFYLKNSQDDVLKKAKTIESLYKIRSKVYDLGLDLEYTKEVGKNVIIASNEDQNELIESLKKQEYKVLKLSNEQCLGVLGCVGELCVIALKDNEQVEIDCDFFLYDVKKESFDQQSGCYDLTTLSQEELIKLLNSNSPKYKFRNYISYDDSICQYHERRSIHCGKCAEICPSVAILKDDEQRKLEFSHVDCLNCGDCVGICPSGALDYAPMPRNSFYEILKFYEDKIILIIPEKMSIENLNITLKEDAVPFMIKGENYLDQAHFLAMLQTSGASVIFYSDGLSQGALEVIALMNEIFQRKFKQNAIFLAKDEKELLEAINQAHFIENLKFISYNPALLKREDFAIRLRELIKEENLGNIPSKEWIRYGKITINTDTCTLCLSCVGACNVGALVADAKDNSLKFNASLCTTCGYCEASCAEKDTLMLQRSGIDLEKEYFSFMVLAQDELFTCVECGKEFATKKAIEKIASIMKPRFMGDESKIKTLYCCAECKAKVMIQSMNVL